Proteins encoded in a region of the Lepidochelys kempii isolate rLepKem1 chromosome 24, rLepKem1.hap2, whole genome shotgun sequence genome:
- the RXFP4 gene encoding relaxin-3 receptor 2: protein MGQLNSSARPNFGNKSLLDAWGLSGDDAASVPADGIFGLRILISSVYLVVCTVGLLGNSMVMYLVRAQKGRPASPIDVFVFGLALADFHFALTLPFWAVETALDFTWPFGNVMCKLVLTLTVLSVYANVFLLTTMSVTRYCSVASAIRPGLKLTANLAKWITVALWAAALGATVPTAIFATVTDVVGVELCLLKFPTNRWLGVYHLQKVLVAFVVPLVIILASYLRLLSFLQQHRVNTNNPRRQSQIATSIWLVVTSFFVCWFPNHMVTFWGALVKFRAVPWDKTFYFLHTYIFPLTTCLAHSNSCLNPVIYCLMRREFRRALKEAFLSILAQASSYLPSSTSKGREEGTAQVVLPLHRRGTPSSLQVAEKEYALLSTTITVMPELRAEEASPQGEVGTALGQASTRRY from the coding sequence atggggcagTTGAACAGCTCAGCACGGCCCAACTTCGGGAACAAATCTTTGCTGGACGCTTGGGGGCTGAGCGGGGATGATGCAGCCTCCGTCCCGGCTGATGGGATCTTCGGCCTGCGGATCCTCATCTCCAGCGTCTACTTGGTGGTGTGCACCGTGGGGCTGCTGGGCAATTCCATGGTCATGTACTTGGTCCGGGCCCAGAAGGGCAGGCCGGCCTCTCCCATAGACGTCTTTGTCTTTGGCCTGGCGCTGGCTGACTTCCACTTTGCCCTGACCCTGCCCTTCTGGGCAGTGGAGACGGCCCTGGATTTCACTTGGCCCTTCGGCAATGTCATGTGCAAGCTGGTCCTCACCTTGACCGTCCTGAGTGTCTACGCTAACGTCTTCCTGCTCACCACCATGAGCGTCACCCGCTACTGTTCCGTGGCCTCTGCCATCAGGCCCGGCCTCAAGCTGACCGCCAACCTGGCCAAGTGGATCACCGTGGCTCTTTGGGCCGCAGCCTTGGGAGCCACTGTACCCACCGCCATCTTTGCCACGGTGACAGATGTGGTCGGGGTGGAGTTGTGCCTGCTCAAGTTCCCCACCAACCGGTGGCTGGGAGTGTATCACCTCCAGAAGGTGCTGGTGGCCTTTGTGGTGCCCTTGGTCATCATCTTGGCCTCCTACCTGCGGCTCCTGAGCTTCCTCCAACAGCACCGTGTCAACACCAACAACCCCAGGAGGCAGAGCCAGATTGCCACGTCCATCTGGCTAGTGGTCACCTCCTTCTTCGTCTGCTGGTTCCCCAACCACATGGTGACCTTCTGGGGGGCCCTGGTGAAGTTCAGGGCTGTCCCCTGGGACAAGACCTTCTACTTCCTCCACACCTACATCTTCCCCCTCACCACCTGCCTGGCCCACAGCAACAGCTGCCTTAACCCTGTCATCTACTGCCTGATGCGGAGGGAGTTTCGCAGGGCTCTGAAGGAGGCTTTCTTGAGCATCTTGGCCCAGGCTTCCTCCTACCTGCCTTCCTCCACCagcaagggaagggaggagggcaCCGCCCAGGTGGTACTGCCCTTGCACCGGAGGGGCACCCCCAGCAGCCTACAGGTGGCAGAGAAGGAATACGCCCTGCTGTCTACCACCATCACCGTCATGCCTGAGCTGAGAGCCGAGGAGGCCAGCCCGCAGGGCGAGGTAGGGACAGCCCTGGGGCAGGCTTCAACGAGGAGATACTGA
- the ANKRD35 gene encoding ankyrin repeat domain-containing protein 35 — translation MKKMFSCSTSQVAVESWNKHDQKLFEAVEKGDVGRVSVLASRKTARPTKLNALGQSAFHLAASKGLTECLTILLSHGAEVNEKNDDGSTALHLATIACQPQCVKVLLQHGANEDCVDGENRTPLHWAASSGCASSVLLLCDQEAFLDVTDNNGRTPLMIAAMGNHPAICCQLLQRGASGDLTDKDQKTALILACESSSVESAKLLVSSGADLSVVDRTGHDALHYALQSQSRPLRRLLHSALKKRNRRESLKISFSVFIFPLAEYGSSCQTSTNAQVTAEPPERSGSSINLQSEGGRDAEEDEEDLDAEEWRCRYEDEQTKVLQLEEQLVRKAKECDALAEGCKVMKERIWDQVQEISQLLPERADEGRRVLSRRYSRDTTEEDYYLNLLAEQVQELKKRQQEAGGQNVAVKEDWIQWPGEEEEEEKRCHQEELMRLQAEVATALEEKESAAKRVVEFEGHLENMRAVIAVYEAKKRAQDEALEQLQARVAELDGDNQRLRGLLGKQQGERQKAGRQEVDPRGPRVTLCTELGQFLSWMREAAARAQEEKAAVLAENKDLKREAEETLRGKLHLEAVPSEAIRKSVASWEKMVVGLERALAKMDEANFSLLEKARPLQEAISAPQSKQESGVLVNGMVASQLQELRNGLEQREEENNVFRDEAESPLRQPQSLEELEKGRMEKNQIQDGPHGQPRPRLRNDSVETKGQARRRSSDLEKELSDLRQNNGSLMNELAQLGQEREKLQDELQRLWQHQKEGSPRGEAQGLVEELRQRVAALSQELSAEKEETKKLRLRLETQKREMVVLRDSFLKQMMGEANSMGSQSLSTCILEELHWKLDNLVKKHNEALQLVSEIEEESQVLGGDQAPAMQSEAIDTSVGGEKSPQSNSLERDLWELKEELEAAQATLGGESHDVTKLKQMLDRLPVKVAELCSEEEETLRMHEKAWSSLALRTQALEEELRALQEKHEEVRGKCAQREEALAAEKHKNKDLLAKVAEQEKEIGELRGKSEQLERTIQKLNKKVEELSKTCQDKEGKIKKLLKETEKLSAEILALRSESAHLRLQLEVKEKNHQEIVTIYRTHLLNAAQGFMDEEVHSMLLRILRAKEE, via the exons ATGAAGAAGATGTTCTCCTGTTCCACCTCGCAGGTTGCG GTCGAGAGCTGGAACAAACACGACCAGAAGCTTTTCGAAGCCGTCGAGAAGGGGGATGTGGGCAGAGTTTCTGTCCTGGCTTCCAGAAAGACAGCGAGACCCACCAAGCTCAACGCCCTGGGCCAATCTGC GTTCCATCTGGCAGCTTCCAAAGGGCTCACCGAGTGCCTGACCATCCTGCTGTCTCATGGGGCCGAAGTCAATGAGAAGAATGATGACG GCAGCACGGCGTTGCACCTCGCCACCATCGCCTGCCAGCCTCAGTGCGTGAAGGTTCTTCTGCAG CACGGCGCCAATGAGGACTGCGTGGATGGTGAGAACCGCACCCCCCTACACTGGGCCG cctcctcGGGGTGTGCGTCCAGCGTCTTGCTCCTGTGTGACCAGGAGGCCTTCCTGGATGTCACCGATAAC AACGGACGCACGCCCCTGATGATAGCGGCCATGGGGAACCACCCGGCCATCTGCTGCCAGCTGCTCCAGAGAGGGGCCAGCGGCGACCTCACCGACAAGGACCAGAA GACTGCTCTGATCCTGGCCTGTGAGAGCTCCAGTGTGGAGTCAGCCAAGCTGCTGGTAAGCAGTGGGGCGGACCTCAGCGTGGTGGACAGGACGGGCCACGACGCCCTCCACTATGCCCTGCAGTCCCAGAGCCGCCCACTGAGGAGGCTGCTGCACAGCGCCCTGAAGAAGAGGAATAGAAGAg AGAGTTTGAAAATTTCATTCAGTGTTTTTATTTTCCCTCTGGCAGAGTATGGATCCAGCTGTCAAACAAGCACCAATGCACAG GTGACCGCCGAGCCACCGGAGCGCAGCGGCAGCAGCATAAACTTGCAGAGCGAGGGAGGCAGAGACGCTGAGGAGGACGAAGAGGACCTCGACGCCGAGGAGTGGAGGTGTCGGTATGAAGACGAGCAGACGAAGGTCCTGCAGCTGGAAGAGCAGCTGGTGAGGAAGGCGAAGGAGTGTGATGCCCTGGCGGAGGGGTGCAAGGTGATGAAGGAGAGGATCTGGGACCAGGTGCAGGAGATAAGCCAGCTGTTGCCGGAGAGGGCAGATGAGGGCAGGCGGGTGCTGAGCCGCCGGTACAGCCGGGACACCACAGAAGAGGACTATTACCTGAACCTTTTGGCTGAGCAAGTGCAAGAGTTGAAGAAGAGACAGCAAGAGGCAGGAGGCCAGAACGTAGCAGTGAAGGAAGACTGGATACAGTGgccgggggaggaggaagaggaggagaagagatgCCATCAGGAGGAGTTGATGCGGCTCCAGGCCGAAGTGGCCACGGccctggaggagaaggagagcgCGGCAAAGAGGGTGGTGGAGTTCGAAGGCCATCTGGAGAACATGAGGGCGGTGATCGCCGTCTACGAGGCCAAGAAGCGGGCCCAGGATGAGGcgctggagcagctgcaggctcGTGTTGCTGAGCTTGACGGCGACAACCAACGGCTGCGCGGGCTGctgggaaagcagcagggagAAAGGCAGAAGGCGGGAAGGCAGGAGGTGGATCCGAGAGGGCCCAGAGTCACTCTCTGCACTGAGCTAGGCCAATTCCTGTCATGGATGAGGGAGGCGGCTGCCAGAGCACAGGAGGAGAAGGCTGCGGTCCTTGCCGAAAACAAGGATCTGaagagggaggcagaggagacCCTCAGAGGTAAACTTCACCTCGAGGCGGTGCCATCAGAAGCCATCAGAAAGAGCGTGGCCTCTTGGGAGAAGATGGTGGTGGGCTTAGAACGTGCTCTGGCCAAGATGGATGAGGCCAACTTCAGCCTCCTGGAGAAAGCCAGGCCTCTTCAGGAAGCCATCTCGGCCCCTCAGAGCAAGCAGGAGTCAGGGGTCTTAGTAAATGGCATGGTGGCttcccagctccaggagctgAGAAATGGCCTGGAGCAGCGTGAGGAAGAGAACAACGTCTTCAGAGATGAGGCAGAGTCCCCACTGAGGCAACCTCAATCCctggaggagctggagaagggcagGATGGAAAAGAACCAGATCCAAGATGGCCCCCATGGGCAACCCAGACCTAGGCTGAGGAACGATTCTGTGGAAACGAAGGGCCAGGCCAGGAGGAGAAGCTCTGACCTAGAGAAAGAGCTGTCAGACCTCAGACAGAACAATGGCAGCCTCATGAACGAGCTGGCCCAGCTGGGCCAGGAGAGGGAGAAGCTGCAGGATGAGCTCCAGCGTCTCTGGCAGCACCAGAAGGAGGGGTCCCCCCGAGGAGAGGCGCAGGGCCTGGtggaggagctgaggcagagagtggCCGCCTTGTCCCAGGAGCTCTCAGCTGAGAAGGAAGAGACCAAGAAGCTGAGGCTAAGGCTAGAGACCCAGAAGAGGGAGATGGTGGTGCTGAGGGACAGCTTCCTCAAGCAGATGATGGGAGAGGCCAACAGCATGGGAAGCCAGAGCCTAAGCACCTGCATCTTGGAGGAGCTGCACTGGAAACTGGACAACCTGGTGAAGAAGCACAACGAGGCCCTGCAGCTGGTGTCGGAGATAGAAGAGGAGAGCCAGGTGCTCGGGGGCGACCAGGCTCCCGCCATGCAGAGCGAGGCTATTGACACCTCCGTGGGGGGTGAGAAAAGCCCTCAAAGCAACAGT CTGGAGAGAGATCTGTGGGAGCTGAAGGAGGAGCTCGAGGCAGCTCAGGCCACCCTGGGAGGTGAAAGCCATGATGTGACCAAGCTGAAGCAGATGCTTGACCGACTGCCCGTGAAGGTGGCAGAGCTGTgctcggaggaggaggagacccTGCGGATGCACGAGAAGGCCTGGAGCTCCCTGGCACTCCGGACTCAGGCTCTGGAAGAGGAGCTGCGAGCCCTTCAGGAGAAGCAcgaggaggtgagggggaagtGCGCCCAGCGAGAGGAGGCCCTGGCTGCAGAGAAGCATAAGAACAAGGACCTGCTGGCCAAGGTGGCGGAGCAGGAGAAGGAAATAGGAGAGCTGAGGGGGAAGTCGGAGCAGCTGGAGAGAACCATCCAGAAGCTGAACAAGAAGGTGGAGGAGCTCTCCAAGACCTGCCAGGACAAAGAAGGGAAG ATTAAAAAGTTGCTGAAGGAGACGGAGAAGCTTTCAGCAGAGATCCTGGCCCTCCGCAGTGAGAGTGCTCATCTCCGGCTGCAGTTAGAG GTTAAGGAAAAAAATCACCAGGAGATTGTTACTATCTACAGAACCCATCTGCTCAATGCAGCCCAG GGGTTCATGGATGAAGAAGTTCACTCGATGCTGCTCCGAATCCTGAGGGCGAAAGAGGAATGA